From bacterium:
CTTGCTTTTGCTACAACTAATGAAGATGTTGATGTTCAAACAAGGTGGTATAGGGGTATCTGGTTTGATAAGGCACATATTTTCTGGGGTGATTTCACAGACGATGGACGTATCAGGAATTATACTGAAAAGGCCAGCTCAAAAAATAATAACACATTCTATTGGAATCCAAAATCTGATGTCGCAACTGTTTTAGTATCAATTGAATTAAGGCCGAATGAAGAAAAAACAGTTCCTTTCTATTTTAGTTGGTTTTTTCCGAATAGAAAAGAAATCTATTCTATTGGTGCAACAGAATCATCAATATTTAGAAATTACTATACTACCCAATTTAAGGATGCGTGGGATGTTCTTAGATATCTAACTCAAAATATTAAAAATTTATATAAGGATACTAAAACTTTTCATGATATTCTTTTTAGTTCTTCCTATCCATCGTATGTGATTGATGCTATAACTTCTCAAATGTCATCACTTAAAACGAATCTTGTAACGCGTGATGAAAAGGGACAATTTTATGGATGGGAAGGGTTGACAGATAACGCAGGGTGTTGTTTTGGGAGCTGTACACACGTATGGAATTATGCACAAACTTTAGCTTATCTATTCCCTTCTCTCGAAAGAAGTATGCATGAGATAACATTACTCCATGATACATTTAATAATGGTTATCAACCGTATCGTACTATATTCCCGCCTGAAAATAGGTGGTTTCATTTTCGTCCTGCAGCTGACGGGCAAATGGGAAATATTATCACAACATATAGAGAATGGAAACTTTCGGGTGATACTGATTGGCTAAAAAGTATTTGGCAAAAGGTTAAAGCCTCACTTGAGTATGCATGGAAAGGTGTTGGAAAGGTTGAGGAGAATTTGGAATGGCAGAAAAATGGTGCTGCATTGCCATGGGACCCAAACAAAGATGGTGTTATGGAGGGGCAGCAGCATAATACGTATGATGTCGATTTTTATGGACCAAATACCATGGTTGGTGCAACTTACTTAGGTGCATTAAAAGCAGCTTCGGAGATGGCAAAAGCTGTGGGTGAAGATGATAAGTCAAAGGAATACATCAAGCTTTTCCAAAAAGGTTCTAAAAAATATGATAGACTTCTGTGGAATGGGGAATATTATTCTCAGAAGGTTGATGTTCTTGATGGACTTAAGGTCCCAAAGGAGTGGCAAACTCCTAATACGGATGGAGAGATTATACCAAAGTATCAATATGAAAAGGGTTGCTTATCGGATCAGTTAATGGGCCAGTACCTGGCTTTTACGACTGGCCTTGGTTATTTATTCAATAAAGCCCATGTTGATCAAGCTATGGAATCGATTTTTAAATACAATTTTCGAACTGATTTTAATAATTTCTCAAATGTTCAACGCATATATGCTCTGAATGATGAGAAAGGACTTCTTCTTTGCACATGGCCTAAAGGTAACCGACCTGTACTTCCTTTTATCTATTCTGACGAAGTTTGGACCGGTATAGAGTATCAGGTAGCGAGTTCGTTGATTTACACGGGGCATATCGAGGATGGATTGACAATAATTAAGGCCGCTCGTGACAGATATAGTGGTTTTAATAGAAATCCATGGGATGAAATAGAATGTGGACACAATTATGCGAGAGCAATGTCGAGCTGGGCGATAATGCTTGCTCTTTCAGGTTATCAATATGATGGTGTTAATCACGTTATTTCATTCTCACCTAAAGTCAATAAAAATGATTTCAAGACATTCTGGTCATCAGGTAAGGGTTGGGGTGGTTTCACCATTAAAGACCACACTGTTACTGTAAAAGTGGAGTATGGAAGCCTAAAAATATTGAAATTGGGAATTTCAAAGGATTATAATTTCAAATCAATAACAAGTGTTAATGGAATATCCAAAAATGTGCGAATAAGTTTAAAAAAGAAAAATTGTCTATTATATGTCTCTTTTGAAAATCTTGTAGAACTGAAAAGGGGCGATCATTTATCAATTGTGTTTAAATAATACTCAATTAATGCTGATGAATAGGTTCAAGGAATATGTCTGAAAAAACAACATTATCAATTGCCATCGGATCGGATCATGCAGGCTTCTCATTAAAGGAAGTGCTGAAATCATATCTTATAGCGAATGGCTATGAGTTATTTGATTGTGGTACTTATAATAAAGATTCCGTCGATTATCCAAAATATGCATATGCTGTTGCTAAAAGGATATCCGATGGTAAGGCTCAATTTGGAATTATTGTTGATGGATCCGGTATTGGATCTGCTGTGGTAGCAAATAAAGTACACGGTATTCGTGCTGCGATGTGTTATGATCTTTCCACTGCAAAGAGTGCGCGTGAGCACAATGATGCGAATGTATTAACATTAGGTGCAGGATTGATCAGCTCAACATTGGCTAAACAAATTGTTGATGTTTTTTTGTCAAGCAAATGTACTGTTGAACGCTATTTGAGTAGAGTGAAGATGGTAGATGATTTAAACGCATGCATTAAACAGAATTGTAATTTTGAGGACACTGTAAGTCTTCAAAAAAAGGAGACAAATTCATTGGATTTAACAGATCAAGATATTGAGCGCGTTGCGGATAAAATTAAAGATTTTTTAGAGGCTCAGAAAATTAGTCTATACAATAGCGCAAATGTTGCTTTTAAGCAAAGTGTAGATAATGACCATGATACTGTACGCAAATTTATTAACTTGGGTGTTGAGAGGATATCAAATAGTCCTGGGATAACAAATATTCCACGAGACATTGCTAAGTATATTGATCATACTTTACTAAACCCTGATGCAACGATTGATGATATTTTGAAATTATGTTCAGAAGCAAAGGAATTTGAATTTGCTTCGGTTTGTATAAATCCAACATATGTCCCACTGGCTGCAAAGGAATTGGCAGGAACACATGTCCATGTATGTGCAGTTGTTGGGTTTCCGCATGGAAATCATATGCCTGAGATAAAAGCTCATGAGACACGTCGAGCTATTCGTGATGGTGCTAAAGAAATTGATATGGTTATTAATATTGGAGCATTAAAGAATGGTAATGAAGAATTATTATACAAAGATATCAGGATGGTTGCTGAAGCTTGTGAAGATGGAGGTGCTTTGAGCAAAGTTATTATCGAAGCAGCATTGCTGACTGACGAAGAAAAAATAATTGCTTGTAAAGTAGCTAAACGTGCGCGAGCAAATTTTGTAAAGACTTCTACTGGATTTGGCCCGGGAGGTGCGACTAAGCATGATGTAGAATTAATGAGCCGAGTTGTCCGTGATTCAGGGATGGGAGTTAAAGCTGCTGGGGGAATTAAAACTATTGAAGATTTTAATGAAATGATTACAGCAGGTGCTACAAGAATAGGTGCGAGTGCGGGTGTTCAAATTCTTGAGCAAGCAAAAAATATTACAGTTTCTGAGTGAGTTTGTATAATAAAATTAAAGGGAGGTTATGTTTTGGTTGATCTACGTGCTTATATTTTTTTAGATAGCATCCAACCCCAATATGCAGCATTTTTAGGAACTATTGTGAAAGGATTTTTACCAATTGCCGGAATGGCTTCACTTTATGTTGAAATTTCTCCCGGGATTGAGATTAATCGTGTAACTGATATTGCATTAAAATCAACAGATGTTACACCAGGAATGCAGATTGTTGAAAGGCTTTACGGATTATTAGAGGTTCATTCATCCTCCCAAGCAGACGTTCGTCAAGCAGGTAATGCTATTTTGGAGGCATTGGAATTAAAAGAAGAGGAACGGTGGAAACCGAAAATATATTCCAGTCAAGTGATTCGTTCTATTGATGATTACCAGACACAGCTGATTAATCGAATGCGCCATGGGAATATGATTGTTCCAGGAGAAACTCTTTTTGTAATGGAGGTTCAACCTGCAGCTTATGCAGCTTTGGCTGCTAATGAAGCTGAGAAAGCTGCAGATATCAATATTTTAGAAGTAAGGGCATATGGTAGTTTTGGAAGGATTTATCTTGGTGGGAAAGAACGGGATATTGATGTCGGCTATCGGGCTGCTATTAAGGCGATTGAGGATGTCTCTGGAAAAGAAATGAAAAATTAATAAAGAGAATTTTTGTCCAAATTTAAGAGAGACAAGGAAAAGAAGGATTCCTCCCGATTAAAATCGGGACGGGAATAACATGAGGGAGGGGTGTCATTCCTGAAATTTTCAATCAGGAATCCAGGATTGGGCTAAGTGTCTATTCCTAAATAAATTTGATTAAATGTGGTTGTGATTTATGAATAATGCAGGTTAGTAAAGATGGAAAATTTATTTTTTTGAAGAGAACAACAAATAATTTGGAGGTAATGAAATGGCTGAAGCATTAGGTATGATTGAAACCCGGAGTTTTCCTGCAGTAGTCGAAGCAGCAGATGCAATGGTAAAAGCAGCAAAAGTAGAATTGGTTGGTTATGAAAAGACAGGAGGCGGTTATGTTTCTGCAATCATTCGGGGTGATGTTGCTGCTGTGAAAGCCGCATGCGATGCAGGTAGGGCAGGTGCCTCAAAAGTTGGTGAGATCGTTGCAATCCATGTAATTGCTCGCCTTCATGCGAACGTTGATATTGTTATGCCACTTGGCCGCATGGAGAAAAAGGAGAAAACAACTATAAAGCGGTCTTAGTTTATATGCAATAAATAAAACCATAGGAAAAACGATGATTTTAGCAAAGGTAGCGGGTACTGTTGTTGCAACTCAAAAAGAGCCGAGTATGGAAGGACTGAAGTTTCTTTTATTACGTCAGATAGATTTAGATGGTAAAAAAACAGGTGGTTTTGTAGTAGCAGTAGATGCTGTGGGGGCTGGCATTGAAGAAATTGTACTCTATGCCAGTGGGAGTTCTGCAAGACAAACTATCATGACAGAAAAACGTCCATGTGATGCTGTAATCATGGCTATTGTTGATAACTGGGAGGTTGAAGGCCAGTTGAAATATAAAAAGGGTGTTGATGACTAAATGTATTGACACTTAACATATGTCAGATTATAATATTTAATTATTCAATATGATGCTGAATAAACATTTTTGATGATTATGAGGAATGTTGATATGTCTTCCTTGACGGAAAAGCAGGTTGATACTGTAGCCCGACGTGTACTCGAAAGGTTACTATATACCAGTCCTGATGATAGATTAAATTTGCCTAATAAGAAAGATCTTTCTCAAAAATATTCGTCCTTATCAGGCATATTTTCGAAAATAAACGAGGCAGTAGCTGCAGCCGGACAAGCTCAACGCCAGTTAATGCAACTTTCATTGGCAAAACGAAATGAGATAATCAAGAATATCCGGCTTAAAATGTCTGAACATGCAGAAGAATTAGCTCGGAAAGCGCATGAAGAGACAGGTCTTGGACGTGTTGAAGATAAGATTTTAAAGAATAAACTTGTTATTGAGAAAACTCCAGGAACCGAAATATTGACAACTCAGGCGTATTCGGGTGATCGCGGTTTGATGTTGATGGAATTGGCGCCATATGGTATTATCGGTGCTATAACACCTGTAACGAATCCTACTTCAACGATTATTTGTAATACGATTGGTATGATTGCGGCTGGGAATGCTGTTGTCTTCAACGTACATCCATCTGCAAAAAATGTAAGTATTGAAAATATTATTCTAATTAATGAAGCGATTTCTGAAGCAGGGGGGCCATGCAATTTAGTCACGGCAATTTCTGAACCGACAATTGAAAGTGCACAGGAATTGATGAAACATTCAGATGTTCGTTTACTTGTTATAACAGGTGGTGCAAGTGTTGTAAAAGCAGCCATGACAAGTGGAAAGAGAGCAATCTGTGCAGGGCCTGGGAACCCTCCTATTGTTGTGGATGAGAGTGCGGACATAAAGCAGGCATCCAAAGATATATTACTGGGTGCATCTTTGGATAACAATATTATCTGTGTCAGTGGAAAAATTTTGTTCGTAGTAGAAAGTATTGCAGATAAACTTATTTCAGCACTTAAAAATCAGGGTGCTGTCCAACTAAGTAAAGAACAGTTTACGCATCTTGAGAAGATTATTTTTGCGGAAAACCATGGACCTCGAATGCATGCGGTTATGGAAAAAACACTTATTGGAAAAGATGTTCAGGTTATATTATCGAAAATTGGAATTAATGTAGATCAGGATGTGCGGTTAGCTATTGTGGAAGTCCCGTATGAGCATCCATTGGTTTGGACCGAACAGATGATGCCAATTCTTCCGATTGTGAGGGCGGAAAGTGCCGATCAAGCCATTGATATGGCCAAGGAAGCTGAGGGTGGATTACGCCATACAGCCGTGATGCACTCCAAGAATCTTGACAATTTGAGCCGTATGGCACGGGAAATGGACAGCAGTATTTTTGTGAAGAATGGACCTGCAGTTGCCGGTTTGGGTTATGGGGGCGAGGGGTATTGCTCATTTTCAATAGCTAGTCCTACGGGAGAAGGGTTGACAAATCCAAGAAGTTTCGCTCGTGAACGTCGTTGTGTATTAGTAGACCATTTTAGGATAATATAATGAAAGTATACCCTGCAATAGCATTAATCGAATATTCAGATATTCCTATGGGAATTCTATGCAGTGATGCAATGGTTAAACACTCTCCAATTTCAATGATTAAGACTGGTACTGTATCTCGGGGTAAATTTTTGATTTTGATTGGGGGCAGTGTTGCTTCTGTGGAAGAAGCGTACGAAGAAGGTGTAAATAGAGGAAAATCTTTCCTTTTGGATTCTCTATTTCTGCCTGATGTGCATAGACAAGTCTATGATGCGTTGTTAGGGAACCGCACTGGATGTATTGGGGATGGCATAGCTGTTTTTGAGACGAAAACAGTGGCAACAGTGATTCGTTCATCAGACGCAGCTGTTAAAAGTGCAGATGTAGACATTATTGAAACCCGAATGGCTGATTCTTTGGGTGGTCAAGCATTTACAATATTTACGGGGAAAGTAGGGGATCTTGAATCAGCTATTCGGATTGCTCAAAGATCAGCTGAAGAATTTAATGCTTTGTGTAGCTATTCGATTATCCCCAAATTGCATCCAGAGATCGCTAAGCAAATTGATGTATCAACACGATTTTCAAAAATTGAAAGTTTATTTATTAAAGATGGAGAGATAAATAATGTTATTGGGAAGGGTGATAGGAACTCTGACACCTAGTGAAGTTTATAAAGGATTAAAAGGAGTTCCTATGCTCATAGTTCAACCATTAGATAAACAGCAGAAATCTGCCGGGTCACCTTTGGTTGCAGCTGATTCAACAAGAATGGCCGGACATGGTGAGCTGATTTATTATGAAGGTGGACGAGAAGCAGCGTTAGCACTGGATCCGTGGTTTGTTCCTGTTGACCATACGATTATTGGAATTGTAGATGATGTGCACTTGTTAAATTTGGAGGATACATGATCCTGGGACAGGCCTGCGGGGTTATATACTCTACAATTAACCATCCTTTTTATGACACTAGGCGGCTTCTCATTGTTGATCGTTTAGATCCAAAAGGCCGACCAACCGGCAAATATTTAATTGCCGTGGACACTGTAGATGCTGGTAATGGGGAAATTGTATTAGTTATCGATGAGGGAAATTCAGCCCGTCAGATTGTAGATGATTCCAATGCACCAATTCGTTCTATAATCGTTGGAATTGTTGATCATATAAGTATAGATATAGATAAAGTATGAAAAAGTTGATTTGTGTTATTAACTATTTGACTTTTTTATTAAAGGAATATTTATGTATAAATAAATAAAGAATAAAATAATTTCATATCAGAAAAGTTAATTTAGGAAATAATTGACAATTAGTTGTAAGAAAAGAAAGGAGGTACCAATTGTGCTTTGAATGCATTTTTTAAAATTTGGAAAATGTATCTAAAAAACAAAAGGAGGAGGAACAAATGAGGAAGAATAGTATTTTTAGGATGGAGATTATTTTTTTGACAATAATTTTTCTTATTATTATATCCTCGAGCTTGTATGCTGCAACGACAGGTAAGATATTTGGAAAAGTGACAGATAAGGGAACAGGAGAGCCTCTTATAGGGGCTAATGTGCTAATTGTTGGTACATCCTTGGGAGCAACCACTGATAAAAATGGAGAATATTTTATTATTAATATTCCTCCTGGTATTTTTTCGGTTAGATGCTCTTATATGGGTTATAACCAGGTTACTCAAACAGAAGTAAAAATTTATGTGAGTAGAACAACTTATTTGAATTATGAATTATCTCAATCAGTTGTGAAAGGTCAAAGTGTGACTATCACAGCTAAACGACCAATTGTTGTAAAGGATCTTACAGCCAGTGAACAGGTTATAACAACAAATGATATAGATAAAACCTGGGCAAGATCATTTGATGAAGTGATATCAACGCAGACAGGTGTATTTGGCGGCCACTTTCGTGGCGGATCGAAAGTTGAAACTTCTTATTTATTGGATAATGTAAGTTTGAACAGCGGACTTTTATCTGATAATTATCAAGGTTTAAATACAACTGCTCTGCAAGAAATTGCTGTCCAAACGGGTGGATATAATGCTGAATTTGGGAATGCCCAATCTGGAGTTGTCACTATGGTGTCTAAATCATCAGAGAAGGGGATTCACGGTACATTCCTTAGTCGTATGCGTCCTGCAGGAAAGTATCACTGGGGGCGTAATATCTACAGCCATGAAAATTATGATTGGGCAGGCCATGGCCTTGATTTTTGGACTGAAGAATCTCTTAATCCTCAGAGTCAATATTTCGGTCAGAATCCTAATAATCTACTTGCTCAATGGCAAACTCAAATGACTCCAGACCCAATTCAGGGAAAATATGCAGAGCGTCCTGAATATGAGACGGAATTTACAATTTACGGTGCTGCAAATTCTAAAATAAGTTTTTTGTTATCCGGGCGATACAAACGGGGGGTCAATATTTTTCCACAAATGACAGCATATAATCCGGAATATAACTTTCAGGGGAACTTGGAATATAAGCTCAATAAAAATATGAAATTGAAATTTAGTGGAATATACGGTGGTTATGAAACTTGTTCAAATTCACTTTCAAACTATAATACTTTGGAAAATTCACAAGAAATTGCTTGGTTACCATTTCCACAAGCAACCGATCCTTACCACTGGTTTAAAATTAATATGCCCGGTGCCTGGCATTTCTGGCCGGAATTGAGAAAAACACAGAGTTATTCTTTGAAGTGGACACATGTACTTAATCCAAAAACTTTTTAC
This genomic window contains:
- a CDS encoding EutN/CcmL family microcompartment protein, coding for MILAKVAGTVVATQKEPSMEGLKFLLLRQIDLDGKKTGGFVVAVDAVGAGIEEIVLYASGSSARQTIMTEKRPCDAVIMAIVDNWEVEGQLKYKKGVDD
- the deoC gene encoding deoxyribose-phosphate aldolase: MSEKTTLSIAIGSDHAGFSLKEVLKSYLIANGYELFDCGTYNKDSVDYPKYAYAVAKRISDGKAQFGIIVDGSGIGSAVVANKVHGIRAAMCYDLSTAKSAREHNDANVLTLGAGLISSTLAKQIVDVFLSSKCTVERYLSRVKMVDDLNACIKQNCNFEDTVSLQKKETNSLDLTDQDIERVADKIKDFLEAQKISLYNSANVAFKQSVDNDHDTVRKFINLGVERISNSPGITNIPRDIAKYIDHTLLNPDATIDDILKLCSEAKEFEFASVCINPTYVPLAAKELAGTHVHVCAVVGFPHGNHMPEIKAHETRRAIRDGAKEIDMVINIGALKNGNEELLYKDIRMVAEACEDGGALSKVIIEAALLTDEEKIIACKVAKRARANFVKTSTGFGPGGATKHDVELMSRVVRDSGMGVKAAGGIKTIEDFNEMITAGATRIGASAGVQILEQAKNITVSE
- a CDS encoding BMC domain-containing protein, with the translated sequence MKVYPAIALIEYSDIPMGILCSDAMVKHSPISMIKTGTVSRGKFLILIGGSVASVEEAYEEGVNRGKSFLLDSLFLPDVHRQVYDALLGNRTGCIGDGIAVFETKTVATVIRSSDAAVKSADVDIIETRMADSLGGQAFTIFTGKVGDLESAIRIAQRSAEEFNALCSYSIIPKLHPEIAKQIDVSTRFSKIESLFIKDGEINNVIGKGDRNSDT
- a CDS encoding aldehyde dehydrogenase EutE; this translates as MSSLTEKQVDTVARRVLERLLYTSPDDRLNLPNKKDLSQKYSSLSGIFSKINEAVAAAGQAQRQLMQLSLAKRNEIIKNIRLKMSEHAEELARKAHEETGLGRVEDKILKNKLVIEKTPGTEILTTQAYSGDRGLMLMELAPYGIIGAITPVTNPTSTIICNTIGMIAAGNAVVFNVHPSAKNVSIENIILINEAISEAGGPCNLVTAISEPTIESAQELMKHSDVRLLVITGGASVVKAAMTSGKRAICAGPGNPPIVVDESADIKQASKDILLGASLDNNIICVSGKILFVVESIADKLISALKNQGAVQLSKEQFTHLEKIIFAENHGPRMHAVMEKTLIGKDVQVILSKIGINVDQDVRLAIVEVPYEHPLVWTEQMMPILPIVRAESADQAIDMAKEAEGGLRHTAVMHSKNLDNLSRMAREMDSSIFVKNGPAVAGLGYGGEGYCSFSIASPTGEGLTNPRSFARERRCVLVDHFRII
- a CDS encoding ethanolamine utilization protein EutN translates to MLLGRVIGTLTPSEVYKGLKGVPMLIVQPLDKQQKSAGSPLVAADSTRMAGHGELIYYEGGREAALALDPWFVPVDHTIIGIVDDVHLLNLEDT
- a CDS encoding BMC domain-containing protein, which gives rise to MAEALGMIETRSFPAVVEAADAMVKAAKVELVGYEKTGGGYVSAIIRGDVAAVKAACDAGRAGASKVGEIVAIHVIARLHANVDIVMPLGRMEKKEKTTIKRS
- a CDS encoding EutN/CcmL family microcompartment protein, with translation MILGQACGVIYSTINHPFYDTRRLLIVDRLDPKGRPTGKYLIAVDTVDAGNGEIVLVIDEGNSARQIVDDSNAPIRSIIVGIVDHISIDIDKV